The DNA window ATGGAGGCCGCAGCAGCAGTCGAGATCAGCGAGCAGGAACTTCGCCTGATCACCGACAACCTGCCCATGCTCATCGGCTATATCGATACATCCGGAAGATTCGTCAGGGTGAACCGAACCCACGAGCTGTGGCTCGGTCTCCCGGCAAATAGGCTGCTCGGCCGAACCGTATCCCAAGTGCTCGGCGAAGCCTATTGGCATAGCACCAGACCCGCGCGAGACGCTGCACACCGGGGCGTCACTAGTTCTTCCGAAACCATCTGCCCCACCATCTACGGCGACCGCCGTGTTATCGCGACCTACGCCCCGGACATCGATGAAGCCGGCGATCTCCGCGGCTTCGCGGTCATGGTCGTCGACGTGGAAGACCAGCGCCGCGCCGAAGCTGCGCTCCGCCAAAGCGAAAAACTGGCCGCCGTCGGAAGGCACTCCAGTTCGATCGCCCACGAGATCAACAATCCAGTCGACGCGGCGATGAACCTGGTCTATCTCGCCCGCGAGCAAGTCCGCGACGAAGAAGTGAAGTCGCTCCTCGAGATCGCAGACGGCGAACTGAAACGCGTCGCCACCATCGTGAACGAGACCCTCCGCTTCCAGAAGCGCAGCTCTCACTCCGAACTCATACTGCTCGCCGACCTCTTCCGCTCGGTTCTGGTCCTCCATAGCCGCCGCATTCGCGACAACCGGATCACGGTCGACAGGCGCGATCGCGCCACCGAGCCCTTCGAGTGCTTCGAAGGCGAAGTGCGCCAGGTCCTCAACAACCTCGTCGCCAACGCCCTCGACGCGATGCTGCCCGGAGGCCGCCTTACCCTGCGCAGCCGTCCCGCAACCGAGTGGAAGTCCGGCCGCCGCGGCGTCGCTCTCACCATAGCCGACGACGGCAAAGGCATGGACGAGAGCACCAGCGCCCGCGTCTTCGAAGCCTTCTTCACCACAAAGGGCTTCGGTGGCACCGGCCTTGGACTTTGGATCAGCGCCGAGATCCTCGGCCGCCTCGGCGGCAAACTGCACGTCCGCTCCAGCACCAGCGCGCAACATCATGGATCTATCTTCGTGATCTTCCTTCCATTCGCGAACGCACCGCCAGAGTCCATCAATCCGCTTGAAGCAGGAGCCGCTCTGAAAGAATCCGGCATAACA is part of the Granulicella aggregans genome and encodes:
- a CDS encoding two-component system sensor histidine kinase NtrB; this translates as MDKRPSRARTTSFSTALPAFGSQADMRGAVRRVARTCAALSAILGVIVLCGWALGIEIIETVLSGHVSMKPNTALGFLSSGIGLSFALSRLPASRTLSRIFAAITIFIGAATISEYVLGINLRIDELLFRDVQRLVEPGRPSYVTAIAFCLAGSSLFFFIGNKLSCRISQVFALLLGTLALTSITGFLYGVPVLYGSSIRANSMAFHTGIGFLVLSCGLILGQLDSAVGKVLTASERGSWVARRLLPALIIFPVLMGYLYLRPALNLGQVRFAMALFAVTLVVGGSLSLVLIGNSLNAAERRQREFMQVSMEAAAAVEISEQELRLITDNLPMLIGYIDTSGRFVRVNRTHELWLGLPANRLLGRTVSQVLGEAYWHSTRPARDAAHRGVTSSSETICPTIYGDRRVIATYAPDIDEAGDLRGFAVMVVDVEDQRRAEAALRQSEKLAAVGRHSSSIAHEINNPVDAAMNLVYLAREQVRDEEVKSLLEIADGELKRVATIVNETLRFQKRSSHSELILLADLFRSVLVLHSRRIRDNRITVDRRDRATEPFECFEGEVRQVLNNLVANALDAMLPGGRLTLRSRPATEWKSGRRGVALTIADDGKGMDESTSARVFEAFFTTKGFGGTGLGLWISAEILGRLGGKLHVRSSTSAQHHGSIFVIFLPFANAPPESINPLEAGAALKESGITDAAWG